One genomic region from Lineus longissimus chromosome 6, tnLinLong1.2, whole genome shotgun sequence encodes:
- the LOC135490037 gene encoding probable JmjC domain-containing histone demethylation protein 2C isoform X2, protein MAFKYREEIVGKRFLSVRSALKLKLSKITEWEWRAGVVRAATHKDLQNPELSVLVEFDDRNWSRREWIRIHENIFQIFLVEENLIWGSRTDLTKNKQKLDWPALNFKQLVDKAGIANGKLKPIEFLQDNHLEFIDEGEVCVFKEEDAPVSNLVKDYPEVRKAVKNWIEDQDGQKILLTTPSVLVGYRLRVYRSEGTTQWYTAVIKSYNDVTKELTVVDDTVLEEHNEDPSLVQMKLIGDGVVDSILKGIDVGITPRRRSCNNKDSQSGPHYSRTRSQSPSHSAPTKSAPVRKPRQKPLAAAALSLPPPQAVPPVPAILPEEKEKPPEKPPARSRTRERKRKPVDTISKPLVTEVKKTVPPVNNSASSNSKRAKSNDKSVGGDTLSELSCVPAAAPVPGDVKPAAKPKEKRPKRHKPKSEKNENQDSCKAKLVKIDNKRAPPVEPLSVSETVVTVREETVLPSASVVQKVISEEIKTVIKPVEFKLSEEQVQPVESSVNSVGVKPKQQVPEVKEKSPHKKPEKERHKDKPEKERHKDKPEKERHKSGHKDKPEKERHKEKKKRKEKVKRPIVKSDADQSDDDKSCFEHDEETSRLINSIIESISRETREESQEKQKQASRARTKSENSYKSEPVATTSDESGKFSDESAMHYKKQLLLGEKSTQDISAAINLNISVTDQLAKLAKGKAEANSSKSGASTKATPPPSLESVGNSDRRLSHDSALGDSALSHQSEFRSEHISRVRNDSFSDERSSSRLSSSSRMSDERRPNSRVDEIRRKGIGPSTSPLVFDKDKPVEPYRDPELLKKDSEVRHITSLQHAAMQRPHTQTPVSAASTYPTVHTPLAPHHQALSAHHPGPLLTPLHFPQQHLSSMASLTHPHVLTHGSQMDMASLVARGAIPQQQAHLIQYPAHLLQQHQAYSFQLHGNVSLSQLEVLWQRKYPTIPVPPAWMLAQYQEELLRDVNLLRERELLERERIERERLERERERAERERKEREKAQMEREQRERAEKERAERAERDRQEQARKDRERAEREQRERIERQRVLNESAAAAAAVNQHFKESLRLASQKISGMWGQGGGPSITHGVPVKCERSSAEPHRPQQQQPTYSHPGMEQSRDQAERKDQERRERERDRESDCEDRKPTKQEYQEGFASKLFVESQQDLLMKQTEEKRKLAIQQEQVLKNMQLHYETQQKLLQEHLKSYDPKVQEAILKGHPLPPEALKAVSQSSSGHPYFRSTPQVGSVHQIKQEPNFSLYGYQPFQHSYISQEKLQMHGLGGGDRIKEEKADSMKLSPSSRSTGTPGSISDKKSGLTSPPPLIKEHMKIGSSVIVENKIKDSKPINYDTKTCGSQLSPRQQHFLPPGQDRVGPPSSQISPYCQSPRTVQSDANMPLDYKRRDVKVSRPQSPLHVASPQQLSAAVMQPMELKHPGANTNAKPPTSMSSLTSNSHAATTSVTSSASYGMPTIAQPPVSLPASTTAYSYSLIQQGLVPNPLYSQTSSMGSTNGSDATSKAMSVQESLRAKYTSSGSHPGTQVPTSTAVAGAHSQKRRSHKEGTSRKKTKVSESNAQPTSMPIPVTTPRIPTNTSPYTIPTTHTTSASSMLFSPMTTSSNCGSNASTNTTSSINMTSRATGFMDSFKSFVENTVQNAFLEEQKLQSVHPKNKHKTRTAQLSPTPVATTNSTPIQMSYMASSPPLMTTSPEIGLGLQLAQPSRPNSTSAGSTSSLMETINRVANGLIDTDSDTLSAPSPPPQKLSSESAFSPHKAAANHPKLKKAWLQRHSDEDKSNDTNCIKTEPGTPPSDSNSKAQVKDCYVNCSYISPTKEGEGKSPISALAISNGNIKELRMEDDMSTSSASETESQGIDGQSVKRRLKSKRQRPNSANKRLKGEKDGDKAKLVNNNRRTKEERSRESSREKTPKQEPKSDEEKEKEKEKEKEKEKEKSTEKVTEKPVEKPAKKSKEPSSKTIERLQPSNPESEGSECSNQSSQSKRSRSRRAKEVSKEALKELPKPAKDSKDTAVASPAALSLSKSISIAAANKPLVKLTIAQLKKTMQPFLQNGPCAEVTPKLMKCRECKMTPNQRNKKLPNIFCRFYAFRRLRYSQKGFLTIAGFSAPEDAEEDDIALWMPNYEGDWHGFSALNPPLTLEVAKYIITHVGDKFCELVEQEKEAREQALGESDNLQVAWKRAVQGVREMCDVCDTTLFNMHWVCHKCGFVVCLDCYRVKMRKPELSPDVEDKQTDDEHAWLTCSSNRQPHEPSKLMLTQIIPSTALWELGEIIHNVREKWSIHSNCPCGKSKDPRVTPKNGVSQQLLMDAVTKCMSSESKGDKPIMNGVGDDHNQSKRAKKSRGNGSNHEISLYNDNPETASPLSILADVASLDSDKGPNKRALTKVIEKLIPENSLDGKTTPVFGQNENETVASKPQENDPEGKGQPGCSTLRELLTKTGMKVKNSDKKSKSKTTSSTIDDIIQLVVETSLPKDQPVDVRLRQPTKLTHYIPKNGQTWNGPSTPIKIHTLTETSVLYPDVPHSWLCDGRLLRLHDPRHSGNLEIFQQQWKRGQPVLVSGCDKHLDYSVWKPEAFSREFGPIENDLVNCHNHVVIVGHPMKAFWDGFEHMQKRLTDDNDEPMLLKLKDWPPTEDFSDILPTRFKNLMESLPLPEYTQRYGILNLASRLPDFFVKPDLGPKMYNAYGSAAFPKEGTTNLHIDISDAVNLMVYVGVPNDDRKGIDHEAAALKAIDEAGCDLITKRRVREIHEKPGALWHIFDARDADKIRDLLNKVAKEQGETIEPDHDPIHDQSWYLDNDLRERLHKEYGVLGYPIVQCLGDAVFLPAGAPHQVRNLHSCIKCAEDFVSPEHLRHCFTLTHEFRHLSDTHTNHEDKLQVKNIIYHAVKDAVAILSEHDPKDAEKPCIKDE, encoded by the exons CCCCATTACTCGCGGACTAGAAGCCAAAGTCCGAGCCATTCTGCACCCACAAAGAGTGCACCAGTGAGAAAGCCGCGTCAGAAACCATTGGCGGCAGCGGCCCTGTCATTACCGCCGCCACAAGCGGTACCTCCAGTGCCTGCCATTCTTCCAGAGGAGAAAG aaaaacctCCTGAAAAGCCTCCAGCACGAAGCAGAACACGGGAAAGAAAACGCAAGCCAGTGGATACAATTTCAAAACCTCTGGTAACCGAAGTGAAAAAGACAGTGCCACCTGTTAACAACAGTGCATCTAGTAATAGTAAACGTGCCAAGTCCAATGACAAATCCGTCGGCGGAGATACTCTCAGTGAACTTTCTTGTGTCCCAGCAGCAGCGCCAGTGCCGGGCGATGTGAAACCAGCAGCTAAACCTAAAGAGAAACGACCAAAGCGACATAAGCCGAAGTCGGAGAAAAATGAGAACCAGGACTCTTGTAAAGCAAAATTAGTGAAAATAGACAATAAAAGGGCGCCCCCTGTGGAGCCTCTAAGCGTTAGTGAGACTGTTGTGACAGTTCGTGAAGAAACTGTTCTACCATCTGCATCTGTTGTGCAGAAGGTGATTTCTGAGGAAATCAAAACTGTTATAAAACCAGTAGAGTTTAAGTTATCAGAAGAACAGGTACAACCTGTGGAGTCTTCTGTCAATTCTGTTGGTGTAAAACCAAAGCAGCAAGTTCCTGAAGTGAAGGAGAAATCTCCGCATAAAAAACCGGAGAAGGAACGTCATAAGGACAAACCGGAAAAGGAACGTCATAAGGACAAACCGGAAAAGGAGCGTCATAAGTCAGGACATAAAGATAAGCCTGAAAAAGAACGCCataaggagaagaagaagagaaaggaGAAAGTGAAACGGCCTATTGTGAAATCTGACGCTGATCAGAGTGACGATGACAAGTCGTGttttgaacatgatgaagaaaCGTCACGTTTGATCAATTCGATTATTGAGTCGATTTCACGGGAAACCCGTGAGGAATCGCAGGAGAAACAAAAACAGGCTTCGCGTGCACGCACAAAAAGTGAAAATTCTTATAAATCTGAGCCAGTTGCTACGACTTCCGATGAATCTGGTAAATTTAGTGACGAGTCCGCAATGCACTATAAAAAGCAGCTTTTGTTAGGAGAAAAGTCAACTCAGGATATATCTGCTGCGATcaatttgaacatttcagttACCGACCAGTTAGCTAAGCTTGCTAAAGGTAAAGCTGAAGCAAACAGCAGCAAAAGTGGAGCCAGTACTAAGGCTACACCGCCTCCGTCTTTAGAGTCTGTGGGAAACTCCGACAGAAGACTCAGTCACGACTCAGCACTAGGAGACAGTGCTCTTAGTCACCAATCTGAATTTAGGTCCGAACATATCTCTCGCGTACGAAATGACAGTTTCTCAGATGAACGCTCATCCTCTAGACTTAGTAGTAGTTCAAGAATGAGTGATGAGAGACGGCCAAATTCACGAGTTGATGAAATCCGACGCAAAGGCATAGGTCCTAGTACGAGTCCTTTGGTGTTCGATAAAGACAAACCAGTGGAACCTTACCGGGATCCAGAATTACTGAAAAAAGACAGTGAAGTGAGACATATCACTTCTTTACAACACGCAGCCATGCAGCGCCCTCATACGCAAACGCCGGTCTCTGCAGCCTCCACATATCCGACTGTCCATACGCCGTTAGCACCGCATCATCAAGCTCTATCTGCACATCACCCTGGGCCACTGCTGACACCGCTACATTTCCCCCAACAGCATCTCTCGTCTATGGCATCATTAACCCATCCACATGTCCTGACACACGGCTCGCAGATGGACATGGCGTCGCTGGTAGCACGTGGCGCCATCCCACAGCAGCAGGCCCATCTCATCCAGTACCCAGCCCACCTTCTGCAGCAGCACCAAGCGTACTCTTTTCAGTTACATGGGAATGTATCGTTATCGCAACTTGAAGTGTTATGGCAACGGAAGTATCCCACAATTCCTGTACCTCCGGCATGGATGCTGGCACAGTACCAGGAGGAACTTTTACGggatgtgaatttattacgtgaacgtgaacttttggagcgtgaACGGATAGAAAGAGAACGATTGGAACGAGAGAGGGAAAGAGCCGAAAG GGAACGAAAGGAGCGAGAAAAGGCCCAGATGGAGCGCGAACAGAGAGAACGAGCTGAGAAAGAGAGAGCAGAACGCGCGGAGCGAGATCGGCAGGAACAGGCGCGGAAAGATCGAGAACGTGCTGAACGGGAGCAGAGAGAACGGATCGAGCGACAGCGGGTCCTGAACGAATCTGCCGCTGCTGCTGCAGCAGTGAATCAGCACTTTAAAGAATCTTTACGGCTTGCCAGCCAAAAG ATCAGTGGTATGTGGGGTCAGGGTGGTGGGCCATCGATAACGCACGGAGTCCCAGTCAAATGTGAACGGTCGTCGGCAGAACCACATCGGCCCCAACAGCAGCAGCCTACTTACTCCCATCCAGGCATGGAACAGTCCAGGGACCAAGCTGAGAGAAAG GACCAAGAACGGCGGGAACGCGAGCGTGATCGTGAAAGTGACTGTGAGGACAGGAAACCAACGAAACAAGAATATCAGGAAGGATTCGCCAGTAAATTATTTGTTGAATCGCAGCAAGACTTGCTGATGAAGCAGACAGAAGAGAAGCGGAAACTCGCCATTCAGCAGGAACAGGTCCTGAAAAATATGCAGCTACATTACGAAACGCAACAAAAATTACTACAAGAGCATTTAAAAAGTTACGATCCGAAAGTGCAAGAGGCCATATTAAAAGGACATCCACTCCCTCCTGAGGCGCTGAAAGCGGTCAGCCAGAGTAGTTCTGGACATCCGTACTTCCGGAGTACGCCACAGGTTGGGTCAGTGCATCAGATAAAACAGGAACCGAACTTTAGTCTGTATGGCTACCAGCCGTTCCAGCATTCGTATATTTCGCAGGAGAAGCTTCAGATGCATGGGTTGGGTGGTGGCGATCGTATCAAGGAGGAAAAAGCCGATTCAATGAAACTTAGTCCGTCAAGTCGATCAACGGGAACGCCTGGCAGTATCAGTGATAAAAAATCAGGACTTACTTCCCCGCCTCCGTTGATAAAGGAACACATGAAAATTGGGAGTTCAGTTATTGTGGAGAATAAAATAAAAGACTCGAAACCTATCAATTATGATACGAAAACATGTGGTTCACAGTTATCTCCAAGACAGCAGCATTTTTTACCACCAGGACAAGACCGAGTGGGGCCCCCCAGCTCTCAGATCTCGCCCTACTGCCAGTCACCTCGTACCGTACAGTCTGATGCCAATATGCCATTGGATTACAAGAGAAGAGATGTAAAGGTCTCACGCCCCCAGAGTCCTTTACATGTCGCCTCTCCCCAGCAGTTATCAGCGGCGGTCATGCAGCCTATGGAATTAAAACATCCCGGTGCGAACACCAACGCTAAGCCCCCCACATCCATGTCATCTCTTACCAGCAATAGCCATGCGGCAACTACTTCAGTCACATCATCAGCCTCATACGGAATGCCAACGATAGCCCAGCCGCCTGTGTCACTCCCTGCCTCTACGACTGCCTATTCATACAGTCTCATTCAACAAGGACTTGTGCCTAACCCTCTTTACTCACAAACGTCATCCATGGGCAGCACAAACGGAAGTGACGCCACATCGAAAGCCATGTCAGTGCAAGAATCGCTTCGCGCAAAATACACATCGTCTGGGAGCCATCCTGGCACCCAGGTTCCAACGTCTACTGCCGTTGCAGGAGCACACAGCCAAAAGCGACGCTCTCATAAGGAAGGTACGTCGCGGAAGAAAACGAAAGTGTCTGAGAGCAACGCGCAGCCAACGTCCATGCCTATTCCAGTGACCACGCCACGTATTCCAACCAACACATCTCCCTACACCATCCCGACCACACATACAACGAGTGCATCCTCCATGCTGTTTTCACCGATGACCACCAGCAGTAACTGTGGTAGTAATGCTAGCACCAACACTACTAGCAGCATCAATATGACCAGTCGTGCTACAGGATTCATGGACAGTTTCAAATCATTCGTGGAAAATACTGTGCAGAATGCTTTCTTGGAGGAGCAGAAACTACAGAGTGTTCATCCGAAAAATAAACATAAGACTAGGACTGCACAATTGTCACCCACACCAGTTGCAACAACAAATAGTACGCCTATTCAGATGTCATACATGGCATCGTCGCCTCCTTTGATGACAACGTCACCGGAGATTGGACTAGGCCTACAGCTGGCGCAGCCAAGTCGGCCAAACAGTACGTCGGCAGGTTCGACGTCTTCTTTGATGGAAACAATAAATCGAGTGGCCAACGGACTTATAGACACTGATAGTGATACGTTAAGTGCTCCGAGCCCTCCGCCCCAAAAACTATCGTCAGAGAGTGCATTCTCTCCGCACAAAGCGGCGGCCAATCATCCTAAACTAAAAAAGGCCTGGTTACAGCGGCATTCTGACGAGGACAAAAGTAACGACACCAACTGTATAAAAACTGAACCAGGGACACCGCCATCTGACTCAAATTCCAAAGCGCAGGTGAAAGACTGTTATGTGAACTGTTCGTATATCTCGCCGACGAAGGAAGGGGAAGGGAAATCCCCTATCAGTGCGCTGGCGATCAGTAACGGGAATATCAAGGAGTTACGAATGGAAGATGATATGTCGACCAGCTCAGCGTCGGAAACAGAATCTCAG GGTATTGATGGCCAATCTGTTAAGCGGCGGTTAAAAAGTAAAAGGCAGCGTCCAAATAGTGCTAATAAACGCCTCAAGGGTGAAAAAGACGGTGATAAAGCAAAATTGGTAAACAACAACCGGCGAACGAAGGAAGAACGCAGCCGGGAAAGTAGTCGGGAGAAAACGCCAAAACAAGAACCGAAAAGCGATgaagagaaagagaaagagaaagagaaagaaaaagaaaaagaaaaagaaaagtccACGGAAAAAGTCACCGAAAAGCCAGTGGAAAAGCCAGCAAAAAAGTCCAAGGAGCCGTCGTCAAAAACTATTGAAAGATTACAGCCGTCCAATCCTGAATCGGAGGGTTCAGAATGTAGCAACCAAAGTTCTCAGAGCAAACGGAGCCGAAGCAGACGTGCTAAGGAGGTATCGAAGGAGGCGCTTAAAGAACTCCCCAAACCTGCCAAGGATTCCAAGGACACTGCTGTGGCATCACCTGCCGCACTCTCACTCAGTAAATCCATTT CCATCGCTGCCGCAAACAAACCTCTGGTCAAGTTGACCATCGCCCAGTTGAAGAAGACCATGCAGCCCTTCCTCCAGAACGGACCATGTGCTGAAGTGACGCCCAAGTTGATGAAATGTCGCGAATGTAAGATGACGCCAAACCAGCGAAACAAGAAACTACCAAACATATTCTGCAGGTTTTATGCCTTCCGACGACTGCGGTACAGCCAGAAAGGTTTCCTGACGATCGCTGGGTTCTCGGCGCCAGAAGATGCAGAGGAGGACGACATTGCCTTGTGGATGCCAAACTATGAAG GAGATTGGCATGGTTTTTCAGCTCTCAATCCGCCGTTGACACTCGAGGTGGCCAAGTACATCATCACGCACGTCGGCGACAAGTTCTGTGAATTGGTCGAGCAGGAAAAGGAAGCGCGGGAACAGGCGCTCGGCGAGAGTGACAATC TGCAAGTAGCGTGGAAGCGTGCCGTGCAGGGCGTGCGAGAGATGTGCGATGTCTGTGATACGACGTTGTTCAACATGCACTGGGTGTGTCACAAGTGTGGCTTTGTCGTCTGCCTCGATTGTTACCGGGTGAAGATGAGGAAGCCAGAGCTCTCTCCAGATGTTGAAGACAAGCAGACGGATGATGAGCATGCCTGGTTGACGTGCAGCTCTAATCGACAGCCCCACGAACCCAGCAAGTTGATGCTGACACAGATCATACCCAGTACTG CGTTATGGGAGCTTGGTGAAATTATCCACAATGTGCGTGAGAAATGGTCGATCCACAGCAACTGTCCTTGTGGAAAAAGTAAAGATCCCCGAGTCACCCCCAAGAATGGAGTAAGCCAACAACTACTGATGGACGCAGTCACGAAGTGTATGTCGTCAGAATCCAAAGGGGATAAGCCAATCATGAACGGTGTCGGGGACGATCACAACCAGTCAAAACGTGCCAAGAAGAGTCGTGGGAACGGTTCGAATCATGAGATTTCGTTGTATAATGATAATCCTGAGACAGCATCACCCTTGAGTATTTTAGCGGACGTGGCATCTTTGGACTCTGACAAAGGGCCGAATAAACGGGCATTGACAAAAGTCATAGAAAAATTGATACCCGAGAATTCTCTTGATGGGAAAACGACGCCAGtttttggtcaaaatgaaaatgagacaGTTGCTTCCAAGCCCCAGGAGAATGATCCAGAAGGCAAAGGTCAACCCGGTTGTTCAACGTTACGAGAATTACTCACGAAGACTGGTATGAAAGTAAAAAATTCTGACAAGAAGTCCAAATCAAAGACAACAAGCAGTAcgattgatgacatcattcagTTAGTCGTCGAGACGAGTCTACCAAAGGATCAGCCTGTTGATGTCCGACTTCGACAACCGACAAAGTTGACGCATTACATCCCGAAGAATGGTCAGACGTGGAACGGTCCGTCGACACCAATCAAGATCCACACGCTGACTGAGACTAGTGTCCTGTACCCTGATGTGCCACATTCCTGGTTGTGTGATGGTCGTCTGCTTCGGCTGCATGATCCTCGCCACAGCGGTAACTTGGAGATCTTCCAGCAGCAGTGGAAACGTGGACAG CCTGTGCTGGTATCTGGATGTGACAAGCACCTTGACTACAGCGTATGGAAACCTGAGGCGTTCTCCCGGGAATTTGGTCCAATCGAAAATGACCTTGTCAACTGCCACAACCATGTTGTCATAGTCGGACACCCCATGAAGGCGTTCTGGGATGGATTTGAACACATGCAGA AACGTCTcactgatgacaatgacgaaCCCATGCTCCTGAAACTAAAGGATTGGCCTCCAACTGAAGATTTCAGCGATATTCTACCAACCCGATTCAAAAACTTGATGGAGTCGCTGCCGTTGCCCGAGTACACCCAGCGTTACGGGATACTCAACCTGGCATCCAGGCTACCTGATTTCTTCGTCAAACCTGACCTCGGACCCAAGATGTATAATGCCTATG GTTCTGCAGCATTTCCCAAAGAGGGAACGACCAATCTTCACATCGATATCTCTGACGCCGTCAACCTGATGGTCTATGTTGGGGTTCCGAACGACGACCGTAAGGGTATCGACCATGAGGCAGCCGCCCTGAAGGCCATCGATGAGGCGGGATGCGACCTGATCACGAAGCGACGAGTGCGGGAGATCCACGAGAAACCAGGAGCGCTCTGGCATATCTTTGATGCGCGAGATGCTGACAAGATCAGGGATCTTCTGAATAAG GTTGCCAAGGAGCAAGGCGAGACCATTGAACCCGACCATGATCCAATCCATGACCAGAGTTGGTACCTTGACAATGATCTTCGGGAGCGATTACATAAGGAGTACGGCGTACTGGGTTACCCTATTGTCCAATGCCTTGGTGATGCAGTGTTCCTTCCAGCTGGTGCTCCACATCAG GTGAGGAACCTTCACAGCTGTATCAAGTGTGCTGAAGACTTCGTCTCGCCTGAACACCTACGCCATTGCTTTACGCTCACACACGAGTTCCGCCATCTTTCGGACACGCACACCAACCACGAGGACAAGCTTCAGGTGAAAAACATCATCTACCATGCCGTCAAAGATGCTGTGGCCATCTTGTCCGAGCACGACCCCAAGGATGCCGAGAAGCCATGCATCAAGGATGAGTGA